The Pseudomonas triclosanedens genome has a window encoding:
- a CDS encoding retention module-containing protein yields the protein MSSVVAVVKSIIGQVVAVSPEGAQRVLVEGDRIYQGEQLVTGAAGAVTLDTGDGRTVDLGRDSQWSGADLPHNTPAHAQAQPTTPSTEDLQKAIAAGLDPTQALAPTAAGPSAASSGGSGVAGGSHSFVMLDETAGRVDPTVGFPTAGAGQTFGLLQQEQALLADTSNQPSPNNAPQGQDAALVTDEDTPVSGRLVANDPDGNPLRFDLGDSPRNGTVVVNPDGTYTYTPGQNFNGNDSFTVIVDDGQGGRDTITVNVGVNPVNDAPVAVNDGPVSVTEDTPATGNVLANDTDVDGDVLTVTGFTFGGTTVNAGQTATVNGVGSLVIKADGSFIFTPAPNYNGPVPTATYTITDGSITASAKLSFSDVTPVNDAPVAVNDGPVSVTEDTPATGNVLANDSDPEGDALTVTGFTFGGTTVNAGQSATINGVGSLVINSDGSFTFTPAPDYNGPVPTATYTVSDGKLSSTAALSFANVTPVNDAPQTNDNSTTGNEDSQLIIKLSGSDIDGNVDHFIIKTLPANGTLMFNGVALAVGDSVPATGNTASVTFMPNANWNGSNNFQFAAVDNLGLEDPTPATGTITVNPVNDAPVAVNDGPFSVTEDTPATGNVLTNDTDVDGDVLTVTGFTFGGTTVNAGQSATINGVGSLVINSDGSFTFTPAPNYNGPVPTATYTITDGSITASAKLSFSDVTPVNDAPVAVNDGPVSVTEDTPATGNVLANDSDPEGDALTVTGFTFGGTTVNAGQSATINGVGSLVINSDGSFTFTPAPDYNGPVPTATYTVSDGKLSSTAELSFANVTPVNDAPQTNDNSTTGNEDSQLIIKLSGSDIDGNVDHFIIKTLPANGTLMFNGVALAVGDSVPATGNTASVTFMPNANWNGSNNFQFAAVDNLGLEDPTPATGTITVNPVNDAPVAVNDGPVSVTEDTPATGNVLANDSDPEGDALTVTGFTFGGTTVNAGQSATINGVGSLVINSDGSFTFTPAPNYNGPVPTATYTITDGSITASAKLSFSDVTPVNDAPVAVNDGPVSVTEDTPATGNVLTNDTDVDGDVLTVTGFTFGGTTVNAGQTATVNGVGSLVINSDGSFTFMPAKDYNGPVPTATYTVSDGKLTATADLSFANVTPVNDAPIARPDNATVNEDSSVKINVLANDTDVDGDPLTVTSASAGQGTLTINNDGTLNYTPKANFSGTDTITYTISDGKGGTAVSTVNVNVIAVADKPNLSLDGSNGHPPATGLTVQTWTNLAGLGSNGDGVSPSTLQSVIDNAGKPSSEGSTNSVSNSSVNAGTANKVSGLIFLEAGHTYTFAGVGDDSIRLVIGGNKIAEATWAGSGGTSGKFSGTFTPTESGYYTIALYQHNQSGPGSYNLTISDNGSTPQTVGTGSSLVYHNTSELAGAGERLGDLVGSNGQGHYTVFGVNEGNEDTSIPLSKINASLVDTDGSESLAISIGSIPAGGTLSDGTHSFTADASHTSVDITGWNLSKLTFTPPANANGTITLQVSATATEASNNDKATTTLPLDIQVHAVNDAPTATNQNVAVDEDTVLKGQIVANDVDHDTLSYAVKTGTAHGTLTVDSATGAYTYTPKHDYNGPDSFTVTVSDGRGGSVDSVVNINVTPVNDAPVFTSAATLTTAEDNAKSGQLTATDADGDTITFALKTGGNAQHGNVVVNANGSFTYTPGKDYNGPDSFTVLANDGHGGITEQVIDVNVTPVNDAPNGADATITLNEDSSRPFSAVDFGFSDVDQGDSLSAVRIDSLPTAGSLTFNGKAVTQGQVIAADQLGGLVFTPAANGNGSSYANFTFSVRDSNNAFDPTPNKITFNVTPVNDAPVAVDDSYSISGLQGNYWGYRENVDGANLTNLSQVGAFIAGRAPSATFTATSVNYGNGVNSDLGADKQLQKFLGADAASLNTDPTNTSDAIIQLTGSINLKAGNYQFQVTADDGFSIRIDGVEVFNFDGNQSPTVRQSAVFNIAQSGDHQIEILYWDQGGNAQLKVEMRPQGGTYSVLGGSSLSHPVVSELVTNEDQPLTIAAKTLLGNDTDVDGDTLSIISVQGAVNGTVRLENGNVIFTPTKDYNGTASFTYTISDGNGGVSTATVTLGVNPVNDAPQAKNDSQSTGENSVLSGQVPAATDIDSAVNTTGYALAQGVGAGNGNLVFNANGSYVFDPGSDFDSLNAGESRQVSFSYTAKDAQGAVSVPAVVTITVNGSNDAPTGADKTVTLNEDGSRSFSAADFGFADKDSGDALKAIRIDSLPGAGSLTLNGQSVTAGQVIAVGLLASLVYTPLANAAGNAYATLKFSVQDSHDSFSSSPSTITFNVTPVSDAPVSADGSASLYAGKTYTFGLKDFAFSDIADSANGQSHSLQAVIIKALPDSGTLWLNGVKVTAGQAVSTSDLAGGKLTYVPDASGSNAHFTFAVKDSGGTANGGADTSATYGFDLHVGQVQIPSTTPNGDNTLVGGSGDDVILGDVGGLLTTTQPGTNYNIALIVDTSGSMQYNLAGQGNAAYADSRMKLVKDALINLANELKDHDGVINITLIGFSASASIKVSIADLTSLNVEDLITAIGRTETTGLRADGGTNYQAAFDQAVSWFNAAAQKNNGYENLTLFLTDGDPTQSTSFGNGTATTADVVRESVQSFANLSGVSDVRAIGIGNGINENILKFFDNSNVTGNGTVSFDTSTTSTLHNFSDSSLAGWELASKGNGNGTSIDYGFFTGYRMKMVDSNSNGSTTAASPKMEVTSGTTSSFSFSISETLNTRDTFEWRLEKLVNGTWSTISDSGILDSSTNSATITTKTVGEGTYRFEFILTDNSSSDRATVYVDDVKQTVNTSSPVTGPAGQVDIVNSASELHGALHGGSTNSELAPSGHDTILGGAGDDILFGDSINTDNLPWGVNGNPTKPADLPAGSGVSALSAFLEAKNGHAATTEEMYSYIKANHAQFNVEGDTRGGNDILNGGDGNDILYGQGGNDILIGGDGNDILFGGTGNDQLIGGKGNDILTGGAGADTFNWKAGDTGNDTVTDFKYSEGDRIDISDLLPDTAQNDILSYLKVDTATSTLQVSTTGQVATSADVTIKLSGVDLTTYGSTSSEIVSKLVAGSDPVVKTEHH from the coding sequence ATGAGCAGCGTCGTCGCCGTCGTCAAAAGCATCATCGGACAAGTAGTTGCGGTATCCCCCGAGGGTGCCCAGCGTGTCCTCGTCGAAGGTGACCGCATCTACCAGGGTGAACAGCTGGTCACCGGTGCTGCCGGCGCCGTGACGCTGGATACCGGCGATGGCCGTACGGTCGATCTGGGCCGCGATAGCCAATGGAGCGGTGCCGATCTGCCACACAACACTCCTGCACATGCGCAGGCGCAGCCCACCACACCGAGCACCGAGGACCTGCAGAAGGCCATCGCCGCCGGCCTCGACCCGACCCAGGCCCTGGCCCCCACCGCAGCCGGTCCGAGCGCGGCCTCCTCCGGCGGCTCCGGCGTAGCCGGCGGCAGCCACAGCTTCGTGATGCTCGACGAGACCGCGGGCCGGGTCGATCCGACCGTAGGCTTCCCCACTGCCGGCGCTGGCCAGACCTTCGGCCTGCTGCAGCAGGAGCAGGCCCTGCTCGCCGACACATCGAACCAGCCGTCGCCGAACAACGCTCCGCAAGGCCAGGACGCTGCGCTGGTGACAGACGAAGATACCCCGGTCAGTGGCCGCCTGGTCGCCAACGATCCCGATGGCAACCCGCTGCGCTTCGACCTGGGCGACAGCCCGCGCAATGGCACCGTCGTGGTCAACCCCGATGGCACCTATACCTACACCCCGGGGCAGAACTTCAACGGCAACGACAGCTTCACCGTGATCGTCGATGACGGCCAGGGTGGCCGCGACACCATCACCGTCAATGTCGGCGTGAACCCGGTGAACGACGCGCCGGTTGCCGTCAATGACGGTCCGGTTTCCGTCACCGAAGACACCCCGGCCACCGGCAATGTGCTGGCCAACGACACCGATGTCGACGGCGACGTTCTAACCGTCACCGGTTTCACCTTCGGCGGCACCACTGTCAACGCCGGTCAGACTGCCACCGTTAACGGCGTCGGCTCCCTGGTGATCAAGGCCGACGGCAGCTTCATCTTTACGCCGGCACCGAACTACAACGGCCCGGTGCCAACCGCGACCTATACCATCACTGACGGTTCGATCACCGCCTCGGCGAAGCTGAGCTTCTCCGATGTCACCCCGGTGAATGACGCACCGGTTGCGGTCAATGACGGCCCGGTCTCGGTGACCGAAGACACCCCGGCCACCGGCAATGTGCTGGCCAACGACAGCGACCCGGAAGGCGATGCGCTGACCGTCACCGGCTTCACCTTCGGCGGCACCACCGTCAACGCAGGCCAGAGTGCGACCATCAACGGCGTCGGCAGCCTGGTCATCAACAGTGACGGCAGCTTCACCTTCACCCCGGCGCCGGACTACAACGGCCCAGTGCCAACCGCCACCTACACCGTCAGCGACGGCAAGCTGAGTTCCACGGCGGCGCTGAGCTTTGCCAACGTCACCCCGGTCAACGATGCGCCGCAGACCAACGACAACAGCACCACGGGCAACGAAGACTCGCAGCTCATCATCAAACTCAGCGGCTCGGATATCGACGGAAACGTCGACCACTTCATCATCAAGACCCTGCCGGCCAATGGCACCCTGATGTTCAACGGCGTGGCGCTGGCCGTTGGCGACAGCGTCCCGGCCACCGGCAATACCGCCTCCGTCACCTTCATGCCCAACGCCAACTGGAACGGATCCAACAACTTCCAGTTCGCCGCCGTGGACAACCTTGGCCTGGAAGACCCAACTCCAGCCACCGGCACCATCACAGTAAACCCGGTGAACGACGCGCCGGTTGCGGTCAACGATGGCCCGTTCTCCGTGACCGAAGACACCCCGGCCACCGGCAATGTGTTGACCAACGACACCGATGTCGATGGCGACGTTCTGACCGTCACCGGCTTCACCTTCGGCGGCACCACTGTCAACGCAGGCCAGAGTGCGACCATCAACGGCGTCGGCAGCCTGGTCATCAACAGTGACGGCAGCTTCACCTTTACGCCTGCACCGAACTACAACGGCCCGGTGCCAACCGCGACCTATACCATCACTGACGGTTCGATCACCGCCTCGGCGAAGCTGAGCTTCTCCGATGTCACCCCGGTGAATGACGCGCCCGTTGCGGTCAATGACGGCCCGGTCTCGGTGACCGAAGACACCCCGGCCACCGGCAATGTGCTGGCCAACGACAGCGACCCGGAAGGTGATGCGCTGACCGTCACCGGCTTCACCTTCGGCGGCACCACCGTCAACGCAGGCCAGAGTGCGACCATCAACGGCGTCGGCAGCCTGGTCATCAACAGTGACGGCAGCTTCACCTTCACCCCGGCGCCGGACTACAACGGCCCGGTGCCAACCGCCACCTACACCGTCAGCGACGGCAAGCTGAGCTCCACGGCGGAGCTGAGCTTTGCCAACGTCACCCCGGTCAACGATGCGCCGCAGACCAACGACAACAGCACCACGGGCAACGAAGACTCGCAGCTCATCATCAAACTCAGCGGCTCGGATATCGACGGAAACGTCGACCACTTCATCATCAAGACCCTGCCGGCCAATGGCACCCTGATGTTCAACGGCGTGGCGCTGGCCGTTGGCGACAGCGTCCCGGCCACCGGCAATACCGCCTCCGTCACCTTCATGCCCAACGCCAACTGGAACGGATCCAACAACTTCCAGTTCGCCGCCGTGGACAACCTTGGCCTGGAAGACCCAACTCCAGCCACCGGCACCATCACGGTAAACCCGGTGAACGACGCGCCGGTTGCGGTCAATGACGGCCCGGTCTCGGTGACCGAAGACACCCCGGCCACCGGCAATGTGCTGGCCAACGACAGCGACCCGGAAGGTGATGCGCTGACCGTCACCGGCTTCACCTTCGGCGGCACCACTGTCAACGCAGGCCAGAGTGCGACCATCAACGGCGTCGGCAGCCTGGTCATCAACAGTGACGGCAGCTTCACCTTTACGCCTGCACCGAACTACAACGGCCCGGTGCCAACCGCGACCTATACCATCACTGACGGTTCGATCACCGCCTCGGCGAAGCTGAGCTTCTCCGATGTCACCCCGGTGAATGACGCGCCCGTTGCGGTCAATGACGGCCCGGTCTCGGTGACCGAAGACACCCCGGCCACCGGTAATGTGTTGACCAACGACACCGATGTCGATGGCGACGTTCTGACCGTCACCGGTTTCACCTTCGGCGGCACCACTGTCAACGCCGGTCAGACCGCCACCGTCAACGGTGTTGGCTCGCTGGTTATCAACAGTGACGGCAGCTTCACCTTCATGCCGGCCAAGGATTACAACGGCCCGGTGCCAACCGCCACCTACACCGTCAGCGACGGCAAGCTCACCGCCACGGCCGATCTCAGCTTCGCCAATGTCACCCCAGTGAACGACGCGCCGATCGCCCGGCCCGACAACGCCACCGTCAACGAGGACAGCTCGGTCAAGATCAACGTGCTGGCCAACGACACCGATGTGGACGGCGACCCGCTGACGGTCACCAGCGCCAGCGCCGGCCAGGGCACCCTGACGATCAACAACGACGGCACCCTGAATTACACACCGAAGGCCAACTTCAGCGGCACCGACACCATCACGTACACCATCAGCGACGGCAAAGGCGGCACCGCCGTCTCGACAGTGAACGTGAACGTCATCGCCGTGGCCGACAAACCGAACCTGAGCCTCGACGGCAGCAACGGCCATCCGCCGGCCACCGGCCTGACCGTGCAGACCTGGACCAATCTGGCGGGGCTGGGCAGCAACGGCGATGGCGTCTCGCCGTCCACCCTGCAGTCGGTGATCGACAACGCCGGCAAGCCCTCCAGCGAGGGCTCGACCAACAGCGTCAGCAACTCCAGCGTCAACGCCGGCACCGCCAACAAGGTCAGCGGCCTGATTTTCCTGGAAGCCGGCCACACCTATACCTTCGCCGGCGTGGGCGACGACAGCATTCGCCTGGTCATCGGCGGCAACAAGATCGCAGAAGCCACCTGGGCCGGCTCCGGCGGCACCAGTGGCAAGTTCAGCGGCACCTTCACGCCAACCGAGAGCGGCTACTACACCATCGCTCTCTACCAACATAACCAGAGCGGTCCGGGCAGCTACAACCTGACCATCTCCGACAACGGCAGCACACCGCAAACCGTCGGCACCGGCAGTTCGCTGGTCTACCACAACACGTCCGAACTGGCTGGCGCCGGCGAGCGCCTGGGCGACCTGGTAGGCAGCAACGGCCAGGGCCACTACACCGTCTTCGGGGTCAACGAGGGCAACGAAGACACCAGCATCCCGCTGTCGAAGATCAATGCCTCGCTGGTCGACACCGACGGTTCGGAAAGCCTGGCGATCAGCATCGGCAGCATCCCCGCAGGTGGCACCCTGAGTGACGGCACCCACAGCTTCACCGCTGATGCCAGCCACACCAGTGTCGACATCACCGGGTGGAACCTGTCCAAGCTGACCTTCACTCCGCCGGCCAATGCCAACGGCACCATTACCCTGCAGGTGAGCGCCACTGCGACCGAAGCGAGCAACAATGACAAGGCGACCACCACCCTGCCGCTGGATATCCAGGTTCACGCGGTCAACGATGCGCCGACGGCCACCAACCAGAATGTCGCCGTTGATGAAGACACCGTGCTCAAGGGCCAGATCGTCGCCAATGATGTCGACCACGACACCCTGAGCTATGCGGTCAAGACGGGGACCGCCCACGGCACCCTGACCGTCGACAGTGCCACCGGGGCATACACCTACACCCCGAAACACGACTACAACGGCCCGGACAGCTTCACCGTGACTGTCAGCGATGGCCGCGGCGGCAGCGTCGATAGCGTGGTGAACATCAACGTTACGCCGGTCAACGATGCGCCGGTATTCACCAGCGCGGCAACACTGACCACCGCCGAGGACAACGCCAAGAGCGGCCAGCTCACCGCCACCGACGCGGACGGCGACACCATCACCTTCGCCCTGAAGACCGGCGGCAATGCCCAGCACGGCAACGTGGTGGTCAATGCCAACGGCAGCTTCACCTACACCCCGGGCAAGGACTACAACGGCCCGGACAGCTTCACCGTGCTCGCCAACGACGGCCACGGCGGCATCACCGAGCAGGTGATCGACGTCAACGTCACCCCGGTGAACGACGCACCCAATGGCGCCGACGCGACCATCACGCTCAACGAAGACAGCAGCCGCCCCTTCAGCGCAGTGGACTTCGGCTTCAGCGACGTGGACCAGGGCGACAGCCTGAGCGCCGTGCGTATCGACAGTCTGCCGACCGCGGGCAGCCTGACCTTCAACGGCAAGGCAGTAACCCAGGGCCAGGTGATCGCCGCCGACCAGTTGGGCGGCCTGGTGTTCACTCCGGCCGCTAATGGCAACGGCAGCAGCTATGCCAACTTCACCTTCTCGGTGAGGGACAGCAACAACGCCTTCGACCCAACGCCGAACAAGATCACCTTCAACGTCACGCCGGTGAACGATGCGCCGGTGGCGGTGGACGACAGCTACAGCATCAGCGGCCTGCAGGGTAACTACTGGGGCTATCGCGAGAACGTCGACGGCGCCAACCTGACCAACCTCAGCCAGGTCGGCGCCTTCATCGCCGGCCGCGCGCCGAGCGCCACCTTCACCGCCACCTCGGTGAACTACGGCAATGGCGTAAACAGCGACCTGGGCGCGGACAAGCAGTTGCAGAAGTTCCTCGGCGCCGATGCGGCGTCGCTGAACACCGACCCGACCAACACTTCCGACGCGATCATCCAGCTCACCGGTTCGATCAACCTGAAGGCCGGCAACTACCAGTTCCAGGTCACTGCCGATGACGGCTTCAGCATCCGCATCGACGGCGTCGAAGTGTTCAACTTCGACGGCAACCAGAGCCCTACCGTCAGACAGTCGGCGGTATTCAATATCGCCCAGAGCGGCGATCACCAGATCGAGATCCTTTACTGGGACCAGGGCGGCAATGCCCAGCTCAAGGTCGAGATGCGGCCCCAGGGCGGCACCTACAGCGTGCTCGGCGGCAGCAGCCTGAGTCATCCGGTGGTGAGCGAACTGGTCACCAATGAAGACCAGCCGCTGACCATCGCCGCCAAGACCCTGCTGGGCAACGACACCGACGTGGATGGCGACACCCTGTCGATCATCAGTGTGCAAGGCGCGGTGAACGGCACGGTCAGGCTGGAGAATGGCAACGTCATCTTCACCCCGACCAAGGACTACAACGGCACCGCAAGCTTCACCTACACCATCAGCGATGGAAACGGCGGCGTTTCCACCGCTACCGTCACCCTGGGCGTGAACCCGGTGAACGATGCGCCACAGGCGAAGAACGACAGCCAGTCCACCGGCGAGAACAGCGTGCTCAGCGGCCAGGTGCCCGCCGCCACCGACATCGACAGCGCGGTCAACACCACCGGCTATGCGCTGGCACAAGGAGTGGGCGCCGGCAACGGGAATCTGGTCTTCAACGCCAACGGCAGCTACGTGTTCGACCCCGGTAGCGATTTCGACTCGCTCAACGCCGGCGAATCCCGCCAGGTGAGCTTCAGCTACACGGCCAAGGACGCCCAGGGTGCGGTGAGCGTGCCCGCCGTTGTGACCATCACCGTCAATGGCAGCAACGATGCGCCGACCGGCGCCGACAAGACCGTCACCCTCAACGAGGACGGCAGCCGCAGCTTCAGCGCAGCCGACTTCGGCTTCGCCGACAAGGACAGTGGCGATGCCCTCAAGGCGATCCGCATCGACAGCCTGCCGGGCGCTGGCAGCCTGACCCTCAACGGCCAGTCGGTGACCGCCGGCCAGGTCATTGCCGTGGGCCTGCTCGCCAGCCTGGTCTACACCCCGCTGGCCAATGCCGCCGGCAACGCCTACGCCACCCTGAAGTTCTCGGTGCAGGACAGCCACGACAGCTTCTCCAGCAGCCCCAGCACCATCACCTTCAACGTCACGCCGGTAAGCGACGCGCCGGTGTCGGCCGACGGCTCGGCCAGCCTCTACGCCGGCAAGACCTACACCTTCGGGCTCAAGGACTTCGCCTTCAGCGACATCGCCGACTCCGCCAATGGCCAATCGCACAGCCTGCAGGCAGTCATCATCAAGGCGCTGCCGGACTCCGGCACGCTGTGGCTCAACGGCGTCAAGGTGACGGCCGGACAGGCAGTCAGCACCAGCGACCTCGCCGGCGGCAAGCTGACCTACGTACCGGACGCCTCCGGCAGCAACGCCCACTTCACCTTCGCCGTGAAGGACAGTGGCGGTACCGCCAACGGTGGTGCCGACACATCGGCGACCTATGGCTTCGACCTCCATGTCGGCCAGGTACAGATCCCGAGCACCACACCCAATGGCGACAACACCCTGGTCGGCGGCTCGGGCGACGATGTGATCCTCGGCGACGTTGGCGGCCTGCTGACCACCACCCAGCCGGGCACCAACTACAACATCGCCCTCATCGTCGATACCTCCGGCAGCATGCAGTACAACCTCGCCGGACAGGGCAACGCGGCCTACGCGGACTCGCGAATGAAGCTGGTGAAGGATGCGCTGATCAATCTGGCCAACGAACTGAAGGACCACGACGGGGTGATCAACATCACCCTGATCGGCTTCTCCGCCAGCGCCAGCATCAAGGTCAGCATCGCGGACCTCACCAGCCTTAATGTCGAAGACCTGATCACCGCCATCGGCCGTACCGAGACCACTGGTCTCCGGGCCGACGGCGGCACCAACTACCAGGCCGCCTTCGACCAGGCGGTGAGCTGGTTCAACGCAGCGGCGCAGAAGAACAACGGTTACGAAAACCTGACCCTGTTCCTCACCGACGGCGACCCGACCCAATCGACGAGCTTTGGCAACGGCACCGCCACCACGGCGGATGTGGTGCGCGAGTCGGTGCAGTCCTTCGCCAACCTGAGCGGCGTGAGCGACGTCCGTGCAATCGGCATCGGCAATGGCATCAACGAAAACATCCTGAAGTTCTTCGACAACAGCAACGTGACCGGCAACGGCACGGTGAGCTTCGATACCAGTACGACCAGCACGCTGCATAACTTCAGCGACAGCAGCCTGGCCGGCTGGGAGCTGGCCAGCAAAGGCAATGGCAACGGAACCAGCATCGACTATGGGTTCTTCACCGGCTACCGGATGAAGATGGTCGACAGCAACAGCAACGGTTCCACTACCGCCGCCAGCCCGAAGATGGAAGTGACCAGCGGCACCACGTCCAGCTTCAGCTTCAGCATCAGCGAGACGCTGAATACCCGCGACACCTTCGAGTGGCGCCTGGAGAAACTGGTGAACGGCACCTGGAGCACCATCTCCGACTCCGGCATCCTCGACTCGTCGACCAATAGTGCGACCATCACCACCAAGACCGTGGGTGAAGGCACCTATCGCTTCGAGTTCATCCTCACCGACAACTCCAGCTCGGACAGGGCGACGGTCTACGTCGACGACGTCAAGCAGACCGTCAATACGTCAAGCCCGGTGACCGGCCCGGCCGGCCAGGTGGACATCGTCAATAGCGCCAGCGAACTGCACGGCGCCCTGCACGGTGGCTCCACCAACTCCGAACTGGCGCCGTCAGGCCACGACACCATCCTGGGCGGCGCCGGCGACGATATTCTGTTCGGCGACAGTATCAACACCGACAACCTGCCCTGGGGCGTCAATGGCAACCCGACCAAGCCGGCCGACCTGCCGGCGGGTTCCGGCGTCAGCGCGCTGTCGGCGTTCCTGGAGGCGAAGAACGGCCATGCGGCCACCACCGAAGAGATGTACAGCTACATCAAGGCCAACCACGCACAGTTCAACGTCGAAGGCGATACTCGTGGCGGCAACGACATCCTCAACGGTGGCGACGGCAACGACATCCTTTACGGACAGGGTGGCAACGACATCCTGATCGGGGGAGACGGCAACGACATCCTCTTCGGCGGCACGGGCAACGACCAGTTGATCGGCGGCAAGGGCAACGACATCCTCACCGGCGGTGCGGGCGCCGATACCTTCAACTGGAAGGCAGGCGATACCGGCAACGACACCGTCACCGACTTCAAGTACAGCGAAGGGGATCGCATCGACATCAGCGACCTGCTGCCCGATACCGCGCAGAACGACATTCTCAGCTATCTGAAGGTGGACACCGCGACCTCGACCCTGCAGGTCAGCACCACCGGCCAGGTCGCCACCAGCGCGGATGTCACCATCAAACTGAGCGGCGTGGACCTGACCACCTACGGTTCCACCTCCTCGGAGATCGTCAGCAAGCTGGTGGCGGGCTCCGATCCGGTGGTCAAGACTGAGCATCACTGA
- a CDS encoding TolC family outer membrane protein: MRLRFASVVPFALSFVLPAHADTLSQAMQKAMDYHPEIQAGVNSRLAADKQLRAAQGGYLPSVDLLGGYGREGTDSPSTRAQGNDHWKTMNRGESSLRLQQMVFDGFATSSEVGRQQATVNSRAYALLGTSERTALDVAQVYTDVLRRQEMVRLAEANLKRHQQVYDQISLRSARGVGRLADQDQAEARLAQAQNNLFTEQTNLADARTNYYSVVGSEPVDLDEPAGLSGQLPADLQAARRQLLENSPILRSAESDVAAAEKQYEAAKSTFYPRFDAELSRGADNNVDGDPGHNNEWQAMLRMRYNLFAGGSNKAELEAKSYQASQALDIRNNALRQLNEELGLSWNALANARDQLPIARQYVDYSTRVREAYQKQFTIGERTLLDLLDSENELFNASRRLVDLKYTELFTQYRIKATLGELLKSQGVVAPMATVVSNDIKPQVQLPGLN; this comes from the coding sequence ATGCGCCTGCGATTCGCTTCTGTAGTGCCCTTCGCCCTTTCATTCGTCCTGCCTGCCCACGCCGATACGCTCTCGCAAGCGATGCAGAAGGCGATGGACTACCACCCGGAAATCCAGGCCGGCGTTAACAGCCGGCTGGCTGCCGACAAGCAGCTTCGCGCCGCGCAGGGCGGTTATCTGCCGTCTGTCGACCTGCTGGGTGGCTATGGCCGCGAGGGTACCGATTCGCCATCCACCCGAGCCCAGGGCAACGATCACTGGAAGACCATGAACCGCGGCGAATCCAGCCTGCGCCTGCAGCAGATGGTGTTCGACGGCTTCGCCACCTCCAGCGAGGTGGGCCGCCAGCAGGCCACTGTGAATTCCCGGGCGTATGCGCTGCTCGGCACTTCCGAGCGCACCGCGCTGGACGTCGCCCAGGTCTACACCGACGTGCTGCGCCGCCAGGAAATGGTCCGCCTGGCCGAAGCCAACCTGAAGCGCCACCAGCAGGTCTACGACCAGATCAGCCTGCGCAGCGCGCGCGGCGTCGGTCGTCTGGCGGACCAGGATCAGGCCGAGGCGCGCCTGGCCCAGGCGCAGAACAATCTGTTTACCGAGCAGACCAACCTGGCCGATGCGCGCACCAACTACTACAGCGTGGTCGGCAGCGAGCCAGTGGATCTGGATGAGCCGGCCGGCCTGAGCGGCCAACTGCCGGCCGACCTGCAGGCGGCTCGCCGCCAGTTGCTGGAAAACAGTCCGATCCTGCGTTCGGCGGAGTCGGATGTGGCGGCGGCGGAGAAGCAGTACGAAGCGGCGAAGTCGACCTTCTATCCGAGATTCGATGCAGAACTTTCGCGCGGTGCCGATAACAACGTCGACGGCGATCCGGGCCACAACAACGAATGGCAGGCCATGTTGCGTATGCGCTACAACCTGTTCGCCGGTGGCAGCAACAAGGCCGAGCTGGAAGCCAAGTCCTACCAGGCCAGCCAGGCGCTGGATATCCGCAACAACGCCCTGCGCCAGTTGAACGAGGAACTCGGATTGTCCTGGAACGCCCTGGCCAACGCCCGCGACCAACTGCCAATTGCCCGCCAGTACGTGGACTACAGCACCCGTGTGCGCGAGGCGTACCAGAAGCAGTTCACCATCGGCGAGCGCACGCTGCTCGATCTGCTGGACAGCGAGAACGAACTGTTCAACGCTTCGCGCCGCCTGGTCGACCTGAAGTACACCGAACTGTTCACCCAGTACCGCATCAAGGCCACCCTGGGCGAACTGCTCAAGAGCCAGGGTGTGGTTGCGCCGATGGCGACCGTGGTGAGTAACGACATCAAGCCGCAAGTACAACTGCCGGGCCTGAACTGA